From Polypterus senegalus isolate Bchr_013 chromosome 15, ASM1683550v1, whole genome shotgun sequence, the proteins below share one genomic window:
- the abitram gene encoding protein Abitram, producing the protein MASEALQETPSVIDRYFTRWYKTDLKNKACEDHCVLQHSNRICVITLAACHPALQKERRIQNIDYQISAGCSRLQNKVSGKSKRGGQFLTEFAPLCKITCSDGLEFTVYSCIRGRLLEVNEEILKNPGLLQEKPSTEGYIAVVLPKFEESKSVTQGLLTQAEYDDILSQRRRISSPEPC; encoded by the exons ATGGCGTCGGAGGCTTTACAAGAGACACCGTCAGTGATTGACCGCTATTTCACCCGCTGGTATAAAACAG ATTTGAAGAACAAAGCGTGTGAAGATCATTGTGTTCTTCAACACTCTAACAG GATTTGTGTCATCACACTTGCTGCTTGTCACCCTGCTCTACAAAAAGAGAGAAGAATTCAGAATATAGATTACCAAATCAGTGCTGGCTGCAGCAGGCTACAAAACAAGGTGTCTGGAAAGTCCAAACGG GGAGGACAGTTCCTTACTGAATTTGCTCCTTTGTGTAAAATAACATGCAGTGATGGACTGGAATTCACAGTGTATAG TTGTATTAGAGGGCGTCTTTTGGAAGTAAATGAAGAGATTTTGAAGAATCCTGGCCTGTTACAAGAAAAG ccaTCCACAGAAGGTTACATTGCAGTAGTTCTGCCAAAATTTGAAGAAAGCAAAAGTGTCACCCAAGGACTGTTAACCCAAGCAGAATACGACGACATTCTGTCACAACGTAGGAGGATTAGCAGCCCTGAACCGTGCTGA